In the genome of Siniperca chuatsi isolate FFG_IHB_CAS linkage group LG14, ASM2008510v1, whole genome shotgun sequence, the window ttatttgtagcCCAATTAAAACAATCTTTCATTGTCACTGTCTCTCATACAcagaatgtgttgtttttatgatttttgcaGTATTAAAGGCTGCAGttaatcattttcatcatcttttaatctgcagattattttctctaatAATCGTTaaatctgtaaaatgtttttgttcaaccagcaatccaaaacccaaaaatacgAAGTTTACAATCAGCCTAGTGGACTCAGGTGATGTGCAGAACATTTCAGTAGCAGAGAAACCTGAACTCTCCCAGTTCTGAAATAATTTAGATTTCTTTAATagattataatataataatgataatataataatttaatagatcataatataataatgacaCATCAGCTCCACACTCCTCTGCATGTTAAACTAGTACTACACACTATGCTGCAGCTGCCATTAATGCttatttttatgtcattaaTCCGTTTGTCTATAAAGTGTcctgaaatgtcttttttatcaTCATATCTGATAAAAAACAAGCAGCCaatcttcacatttttaaaaatggaacCAGCagatttttggtgtttttgcttgaaaaatgacaaatgattaattgattccCAAacagttgccgattaattttctttcactcGATCACATGACACAGCTCTACATAATACTAAATATTTTAGGAAACTGTCAAAGGAAACCTGAGATGAGCGATTTTCTGCTGTCAGACTGATTTACAGTGAACTGTGAAGTATAATACAAAGTAAATATACTCAGTATTAAATACGGATGCATGAAATGGACTTTTTTTAGCCGACACCGATAACCGATAATTACCTGCGTCTCGTGGCCGATAGTGATAACTGATCATTTCAAATTTCTGGATTTGAAACAGAAGTTCACGACCTGTAGTTTAAGCACACCTGAGGGTAAGAAGTAGTACCGACCTAAATCTGCCATCACTGCTGTTCACTCTATAGTCCGCCCTGCGCCGCTCCacccctctgtagtccgcctctctgtagtccgccctgcgccGCTCCACCCCTCTGTGGTCCGCCCTGCGCCGCTCCACCCCTCTGTGGTCCGCACTGCGCCGCTCCacccctctgtagtccgccctgcgccGTTCTACCTCTCTGTAGTCTgcccctctgtagtccgccctgcgccactccacctctctgtagtcTGCCCTGCGCcactccacctctctgtagtccgccctgcgccgctccacccctctgtagtccaccccctctgtagtccgcccctctgtagtccgccctgcgccactccacctctctgtagtccgccctgcgccgctccacctctctgtagtccgcccctctgtagtccgccctgcgccgctccacctctctgtagtccgcccctctgtagtccgccctgcgccGCTCCacctctgtagtccgcccctctgtagtccgccctgcgccGCTCCACCCCTCTGTGGTCCGCCCCTCTGTAGTCTGCCCTGCGCCGCTCCACCCCTCTGTGGTCCGCCCCTCTGTAGTCTGCCCTGTGCCGCTCCACCCCTCTGTGGTCCGCCCCTCTGTAGTCTGCCCTGTGCcgctccacctctctgtagtccACCCCTCTGTAGCTTGCCCTGCACCGCTCCACCCCTCTGTGGTCCGcctctctgtagtccgccctgcgccactccacctctctgtagtccgccctgcgcTAGTCCgcccctctgtagtccgccctgcgccactccacctctctgtagtccgccctgcgccgctccacccctctgtagtccgccctgcgccGCTCCACCCCTCTGTGGTCCGCCCCTCTGTAGTCTGCCCTGCGCCGCTCCACCACCTCTGTGGTCCgcccctctgtagtccgccctcGCGCcactccacctctctgtagtccgccctgcgccgctccacctctctgtagtccgcccctctgtagtccgcctCGCCACTCCAccccctctgtagtccgccctgcgccCGCTCCACCCCTCTGTGGTCCGCCCCTCTGTAGTCTGCCCTGCGCCGCTCCACCCCTCTGTGGTCCgcccctctgtagtccgcccctctgtagtccgcccctGTGCCGCTCCacccctctgtagtccgcctGTGTGCCACTCCacccctctgtagtccgccctgcgccactccacctctctgtagtccgcccctctgtagtccgcccagtgccgctccacctctctgtagtccgcctctctgtagtccgccctgcgTGGCTCCacccctctgtagtccgccctcGCGCTGCCCaccctctgtagtccgccctgcgccgctccacctctctgtagtccgcctctgtagtccgccctgcgcGGCTCCACCCctgtagtccgccctgcgccCGCCCacctctctgtagtccgcccctctgtagtccgccctgcgccGCTCCACCTCTGTGTAGTCCGCCCTGCGCTGCTCCACCCCTCTGTAGTCCacccctctgtagtccgcccctctgtagtccgccctgcgccactccacctctctgtagtccgccccgggccgctccacctctctgtagtccgcccctctgtagtccgcccctGCGCcactccacctctctgtagtccgccctgcgcctccacctctctgtagtccgcccctGCGCTGCTCCACCCCTCTGTAGTCCacccctctgtagtccgcccctctgtagtccgcctGCGCCACTCCACgcctctgtagtccgccctgcgcccgctccacctctctgtagtccgccctcTGCGCTgctccacctctctgtagtccgcccctctgtagtccgccctgcgccactccacctctctgtagtccgccctgcgccgctccacccctctgtagtccgccctgcgccGCTCCACCCCTCTGTGGTCCGCCCCTCTGTAGTCTGCCCTGCGCCGCTCCACCCCTCTGTGGTCCgcccctctgtagtccgccctgcgccACTCcacctctccacctctctgtagtccgccctgcgcTGCTCCACCCCTCTGTAGTCCAccccctctgtagtccgcccctctgtagtccgccctgcgcgccactccacctctctgtagtccgcctCTGCGCCGCTCCACCTCTCTGTATTCCgcccctctgtagtccgccctgcgccactccacctctctgtagtccgccctgcgccgctccacctctctgtagtccgcccctctgtagtccgccctgcgccactccacctctctgtagtccgccctgcgccGCTCCACCCCTCTGTGGTCCGCCCCTCTGTAGTCTGCCCTGCGCCGCTCCacccctctgtagtccgcccctctgtagtccgccctgtGCCGCTCCacccctctgtagtccgccctgtGCCACTCCacccctctgtagtccgccctgcgccactccacctctctgtagtccgcccctctgtagtccgcccagtgccgctccacctctctgtagtccgcctCTCTGTAGTCTGCCCTGCGTGGCTCCacccctctgtagtccgccctgcgcGGCTCCacccctctgtagtccgccctgcgccgctccacctctctgtagtccgcccctctgtagtccgccctgcgcGGCTCCacccctctgtagtccgccctgcgccgctccacctctctgtagtccgcccctctgtagtccgccctgcgccgctccacctctctgtagtccgccctgcgcTGCTCCACCCCTCTGTAGTCCAccccctctgtagtccgcccctctgtagtccgccctgcgccactccacctctctgtagtccgcctGCGCcgctccacctctctgtagtccgcccctctgtagtccgcccccTGCGCcactccacctctctgtagtccgccctgcgcccccacctctctgtagtccacccccctctgtagtccgcctctctgtagtccgcctCTCTGCGCCACCCACgtctctgtagtccgccctgcgccgctccacctctctgtagtccgccctgcgctgctccacctctctgtagtccgcccctctgtagtccgccctgtgccgctccacctctctgtagtccgccctgcgccactccacctctctgtagtccgcccctCTGTAGTCCGTCCTGCGCCGGTCGACTCCTCTGTGGTCCgcccctctgtagtccgccctgcgccGGTCCACCCCTCTGTGGTCCGCCCCTCTGTAGTCTGCCCTGTGCCTCTCCACCCCTCTGTGGTCCGCCCCTCTGTAGTCTGCCCTGTGCCGCTCCACCCCTCTGTGGTCCGCCCCTCTGTAGTCTGCCCTGTGCCGCTCCACCCCTCTGTGGTCCGCCCCTCTGTAGTCTGCCCTGTGCCGCTCCACCCCTCTGTAGTCCacccctctgtagtccgccctgcaCCGCTCCACCCCTCTGTGGTCCGcctctctgtagtccgccctgcgccACTCTacctctctgtagtccgccctgcgcTGCTCCACCCTTCTGTAGTCCacccctctgtagtccgccctgcgccactccacctctctgtagtccgccctgccCCTCTacctctctgtagtccgcctCTGCGCTGCTCCACCCCTCTGTAGTCCacccctctgtagtccgccctgcgccACTCTacctctctgtagtccgccctgcgcTGCTCCACCCTTCTGTAGTCCacccctctgtagtccgcccctCTGTAGTCCACCCTGCGCcactccacctctctgtagtccgccctgcgcccgcctccatctctctgtagtccgcccctctgtagtccgccctgcgccgctccacctctctgtagtccGTCCTGCGCTGCTCCaccctctgtagtccgccctgcgccactccacctctctgtagtccgccctgcgcTGCTCCacccctctgtagtccgccctgcgccactccacctctctgtagtccgccctgcgccgctccacctctctgtagtccgcccctttgtagtccgccctgcgccactccacctctctgtagtccgccctgcaccgctccacctctctgtagtATGgcccctctgtagtccgccctgcgccactccacctctctgtagtccgccctgcgcTACTCCACCCCTCTGTAGTCCATCCCctgtagtccgccctgcgccactccacctctctgtagtccgcctCTGCGCCgcctccacctctctgtagtccgcctctctgtagtccgcccctGCGCCgcctccacctctctgtagtccgcccctctgtagtccgcccctGCGCcactccacctctctgtagtccgcccctGCGCTTACTCCCACCCCTCTGTAGTCCAtcccctctgtagtccgccctgcgccactccacctctctgtagtccgccctgcgccGCTCCACCTCTCTGTGGTCTgcccctctgtagtccgccctgcgccactccacctctctgtagtccgcccctctgtagtccgccctgtgccgctccacctctctgtagtccgcctctctgtagtccgccctgcgcTGCTCCacccctctgtagtccgccctgcgccGTTCCACCCCTCTGTAGTCCaccctctgtagtccgccctgtGCCACTCCGCccccctctgtagtccgcccctGCGCCTGCCCCACCCTCTGTAGTCCacccctctgtagtccgccctgtgcggcctccacctccacctctcttTAGTCCgcctctgtagtccgccctctgctccacctctctgcctctcccccTCTGTAGCTCCACCCTCTGTAGTCCGCCTCTGCGCCCtgtgcctcctccacctctgtagtccgcctctctgtagtccgcctCTGCGCTGCTCCacccctctgtagtccgccctgcgccGTTCCACCCCTCTGTAGTCCacccctctgtagtccgcccctGTGCgcctccacctctctgtagtccgccccacctctgtagtccgcccctctgtagtccgccctgccCGCCCacctctctgtagtccgcctctgtagtccgccctgcgccTCTCCACCCTCTGTAGTCCGCCTCTCTGCGCTCCGCCCTGCTCTGCTCCACCcctctctgtagtccgccctgcgccgctccacctctctgtagtccgcccctctgtagtccgccctgtGCGGCTCCACCCAGGTGCAGCAGTTTGACGTCATGAGCACGACAGCTGCTGCGCTTGTCAATTCAATGTTGGCTTTGTACTTTCAGCTCTATTTATCGGCTATAGTTTCATTATCGGAATAAttcataataatataaatttcCCATCGATATATATCGGGTCTCCCTAATATTAAAGTATCAGCAGCAATAAAACGTCATCAGGACTTTTTCATGCAAGCGAAGTTAATAACAGTCACTTAAAGCAAAGTCTGGAGCTCTTGGACCGCTGGGCCTGTTCCAGATTCAGTGTTCAGTAACACAGAAAGGCCTtgattgtattttgtgttttttacatgCGCTTGTTTTCATTTGAGAGTTTATCAGAATaaacacagcaaagaaaaaagcacaaaagaaaaacagggtaACCCCCCTCCTATAAAGCGTCTCCCGACTGCAGACTCTGGAGAGTAATACTAGTGAAGAGTGGATTGAGGAGATTGTTCTGTTAGCATAGATTATTTTAGTGTAAATTTTATAGTTGTGTGTTTATAGGATTTAGTAGGTTAGTTAGTGATTTTAGACAGTTGTTCCAATTTCAGTAGGTAATGTTTAGCTTAGCTCGTAGTTcaactttgtgtgtttttagataGTTGTTTGATTTAGTATTAGTATTTGTTAGCTAGTGGCCAGAAGGGGTCGGCACTGTTGCGTTCCCCGCTGCAGAAACTGCTGTGGAGTGACTGCCCTGGGAATCACCAGAGGCCCCACGATACGATGTCATCACGGTACTTAAGTCACGGTACAATATTACTGCGATTGTAAACATTTTGCGAAATGCTGAGTATTGCGATGTTTTACCTACCAAATTATGTCACCAAGTAAAACTTTGTCAACATCTGTTTTATCTAATAAGATAAAGTTAGTTATAGATTATAAAGAGTTTTAGTTTTAAGATGCCAAATCAGCCAATGTATGTTAGTCTGTAAGGTTCTCAtcctgtttgtgttgtgtgtgtaggttCGGACCATACGGTATTCCCATCACGATGTTTCCCAGACGGGACGACCGGAGTCGACCTCAGATGTCTGTGCAGTCGCAGCTGGCCAATGATGACCCAGCCACCAAACAGGAAGAGGTCATTGGCAGCTCTTCGTCCCCGCACCCGCCTCACCCCTGGACCTCCAAACCACCACCGCTGTTCCAGGAGGGGGCGCCAtaccctcctcctctgttcaTCAGGGACACCTACAACCAGGCCTTACCTCAGCCGCTGCCACGCAAGATCAAACGGCCAAAGCGGCGCTATCGCTGTGAGGAGCCGACCTCCATCATGAATGCCATCAAACTCCGCCCCCGCCAGGTCCTCTGTGACAAGTGCAAAGGTGTGGTGGCGTCAGGCGGGCAAAGGGAGGCACGGCGGGGCCCGGTGGATCTGAGAGGTGAGGAGGCGTCCCGGCGGCGGCGACCAGCTGAGGGACCAATCTCCTCTGAGGTCAAACGGCTGAGGAGCGATGACAAAGGAGCACGTACTGCAGCCGAGAGACGCTCATCATCAGGGATACGTgtgtcatcttcatcatcatctgccTCTCGTCGTGTCCTGAGGGGCGTGGCTTCATCCTCATCGCCGTCCTCGTCCAGCCGCATGTGTCTGAAGCTGAACTCTAAAAAGGTTCTGGCCAAAGGTTCTGCTGTCGATCGCTCCAAAGCGCGGCAGGTTCTGAAGAAGCTAGTGAGGAGTTCTCAGCCACCGCCGCATCGCCGGCCCAAAGACCAGAATCAGATCCAGGATCAGACCCAGGACCAGGACCGCACCAAGGCTGTGACCCGAGCCGCCGCCCTGCAGAACCACAACCAGAAGGTCCACTTCACTCGCCGCCTGCAGCACCTCAGTGGCGCTGCTGTCAGCTCGAGCTCCCACACATCGCTTCCACCGAGAATGCGCCTCAAACCTCAAAGGTATCGTACCGACGACAGCCAGGCGccctgctcttcctcttcctcgtcctcctccCCGCCAAAACAGAGCGCACGCTCGTCACCTCCTAAACCTGCTTTAAGCCCTGCCCCGACACCCACATCAAGCCCAGCCCCGCCCTCTCCCTCATCAACAGCTCCTCCTCCATTGCCCCCCTCCTGTGCAGCCAGTGTTGCCGTGGAGACGCAGGAGGTTCGCCCCcctgaggaggagggggcggagcagggagagggaggagatgaTAGGCAGATAGTGGAgcctctcccccccccctcctcttcctcctcctcctcctccttggaCTCTTCCCACTCAGAGTGCAGCTCCACAGAGACCTTTGACCTTCCCCCTCCTGGAGACccgccctcctcctctgctcttgctcctgctccccctccctcctcctcctttttagGGCCTCGGtgtccctcctcttcctccccagTTACTCCACCCCCCAGAGCCGATGGCGAGGAGACACAGGCCGGTGgcgagcagcaggaggaggaggagggcggtGAATTGAAGAGGCGTCGTAAGTCttccacatcctcctcctcctcctcgtcttcgtcgtcctcctctgtcttctccAAGTTGGTGTCCAAGTGTTCGCTCCCCGACGGTCGGACGGTGTGCGCGGCGACATCGTCTGGGCGAAGATCTACGGCTTCCCCTGGTGGCCGGCGCGTGTGCTCGGCATCACGGTGGCGCGGCGCGGCGACACGGGGCTGGCGGTGCGGCAGGAGGCTCGCGTGTCCTGGTTTGGCTCCCCCACCACCTCCTTCCTGCCGCTCACCCAGCTGTCGCCCTTCCTGGAGAGCTTCCAGTCCCGCTTCGACAGGAAAAGGAAGGGGCCGTACCGCCGCGCCATCGCTGAAGCCGCCAGTGCTGCCAAACAGCTGACGCCTGAAGTCCGGGCGCTGCTCACGCAGTTCGAGACGTAGCAGCAACCAAAAGCTGCCCTGCCCCCTCCCCATATGCCACGCCCCTTCCAACTCTGCCCCCCCCACAACATGAAGTAGGAGGAGCTTGTCCCTCCCCCTCCCCAAACTGatacttgtctgtctgtcagagactgatgcagacagatggacaatgttcatgtttctgtttcctgttctGTTGTTCCTGTTTGGAGGAGGGGGCGGAGCTTCAGAGTTACCTGTCAGTGTTCAGGGGAGCAGTGGGTGGGGCGTATATCTCTGCGGAAACCTCGCCCTGTCTTCACAAAAGTCCTCAGTTTCAAGCAGGTGTCAGTCAGTGACAGCGTTTCCACTCGCCTCACCGTCACAGCGACGTCTTTGCTCAGTCTGTTAAAGGGTCACTTGCTAAGTTTACACATCGTCAGTTTACTGACGTGGTTAGagaataaccctgatgatgtcacagtgatgtaaTCAGACTGCAGATGTCTAACATACAGTCTGTGtaacaaactggaggtgtggaggtGCATTATGGggaatgtaggatccagtgtttctgGACTAAAACTCCGGATATCTTTGACCGTtctgtttttaatctgtctcgctcacaaaaaaactaaatcactggagtgctGCCCTGAAAATTCAGCCTGGTGATTGGCTGACAGAGCTGCGTTACATCACGATGTCACACATTTACTTCAGTAATAATGAATCAACAAATAAGAAtcagtaatgtaaaaataaacactaaattACATCCAAACAGTAGAGCTAACCTGCCAGCTAAGCTGGGCTCAACTGTACTGGACACAGAGTTTATCTTTGATGTTCGATTGATTATAAAGATCGATTGATCAAAATGTCCAACACtttgtttttctaatattttctcGCTCCCGAATCACAGATTTTAATCGTCGTGTAAGTTCGGATTTGACGCTGTCATGCGCTTCAGTCCCGACATGTTTTTCCCTCGTTGGtccggcggtggcggcggtgtgAAACGCTGTGACACGCTGACgtgtcacttcctgttgtgTTGGTTCTCCTGGTTCCTCTGGGTTCTGCTGAGGAACGCCCACAgactgaaaacatttattttattttcacagaaGCTTTGTTTCCgttcacaaagacaaaaatattaaaactgtgAAACACGGTGTTGTTCAAACTGAGGCCGAGGGTCCCAAACAGGGTCTAGTGCTGAGTCACAGCGGTCCAGACCGTCTGAGGTTTTAGTTTTATCATGTGATCACGTCTGTTTGTTCTGATTGATGCAGACATGACAAGAAGTCTTCTCTGATTGGTTCATAAAGTCAGCTGGGTCAAATACTGAACAACATTTCTGGGTTCATCGGTCTGTTACAGAGCTGTTGATGTTTGATCAGTCAGACTACGTGATCAGTAATCAAACTTATTGATCGTCACAGTTTATCAGCGTGTCATTGATTAGAGAAAATTCTGCTGCTGACCCTCGAGCCTCATTTTCTCAACACCAGACTGACAGACGGACAGGTAGGACAGGTAGGACACACTGACTGTTAGACAGGACGGCTGCTCTGCTCTCACGACGATGATGAAGGTGGATTTTCCCTCTCTGCTGTTTATGATTTCAGCTGTCAGACTCTTTTTACCGTCTGTTTGCAGATCAGAGATCCTGAACTAAAAACTGTTGGGACAAAATAACGGAAACAcggacaaaaataaaaaataacagaatCCGTCTGAGAGTCGACCTGTGtacatgttctttttttctgatgtttttgatctattaaaaaactgtcaaacttcTCTTTGAATCGTCGTCATTTAAACTTtggttcttcttctgtggtgatTTTACTGTAGGAGTCGCTCAGCTCAGCGGCAGGCTGGCCGCAGACCTCAGTCAGATTTTCTCACCTGCAAACAGATGTTTGGTAAACGGGTCTCCAGAGCTGTTTTTACCAAAAATATCAGCAGCAATAAAATAATGGATATTTCTATCTTCAGACCTGTTCAGAACTCCACTGAGATTTTTAACAATTTCAGATACAAAGTAGTGGATTTGATGATACTGAAAcctacaaataataaaaactaaatgagaTTAACCTGACAACATTTACACAACGTGTTGCTGACTTTAGGTAAAAACATCTCTGATAACCAGAGTGGGAAAATACCAGCAGGCACTGTTCGCTATCTGCAGCtaaaataagcaactgtttgccaccAAGTTCAACACGACTCTGGTGATCATGTGTTCACGTTGCGTTCGCTGCTCGTTAGTTACTTTAAttgacatgtttatttctgtgatGTGACTGAAATATAACGTGACGAAATATTGATCAAATATTGAAGTTCCACATAAGTaatctgaaa includes:
- the pwwp2a gene encoding LOW QUALITY PROTEIN: PWWP domain-containing protein 2A (The sequence of the model RefSeq protein was modified relative to this genomic sequence to represent the inferred CDS: inserted 1 base in 1 codon); its protein translation is MAAVAAEPGAAAVPTTTITAATDDEGPPEPGPAGPGLPGAPLETDGPREYGPAVELVVPRVEDGGDGEERRHVRPELEPAAGKALSDNAVNDELINNFPVDRISMDRFSPGVPGDSEGGGNVSVQAVYHSILADPQPSAVFLHSFPAPPPVTEAGLSLAEPAEPTTNVTTDRAENAGRDRGYTALVQPELRPGPADDAMLDGTADRLSVPDSLDPETRYGKNSAGTEELSGRGLQDSSPPCWSPKRRLMTDIVKQEKPTGEESSRSEPGPEAGLGAPPLASVQDLSPGSDVRVSLDHVIDDALVVSFRLGEKVFSGVLMDVSKRFGPYGIPITMFPRRDDRSRPQMSVQSQLANDDPATKQEEVIGSSSSPHPPHPWTSKPPPLFQEGAPYPPPLFIRDTYNQALPQPLPRKIKRPKRRYRCEEPTSIMNAIKLRPRQVLCDKCKGVVASGGQREARRGPVDLRGEEASRRRRPAEGPISSEVKRLRSDDKGARTAAERRSSSGIRVSSSSSSASRRVLRGVASSSSPSSSSRMCLKLNSKKVLAKGSAVDRSKARQVLKKLVRSSQPPPHRRPKDQNQIQDQTQDQDRTKAVTRAAALQNHNQKVHFTRRLQHLSGAAVSSSSHTSLPPRMRLKPQRYRTDDSQAPCSSSSSSSSPPKQSARSSPPKPALSPAPTPTSSPAPPSPSSTAPPPLPPSCAASVAVETQEVRPPEEEGAEQGEGGDDRQIVEPLPPPSSSSSSSSLDSSHSECSSTETFDLPPPGDPPSSSALAPAPPPSSSFLGPRCPSSSSPVTPPPRADGEETQAGGEQQEEEEGGELKRRRKSSTSSSSSSSSSSSSVFSKLVSKCSLPDGRTVCXGDIVWAKIYGFPWWPARVLGITVARRGDTGLAVRQEARVSWFGSPTTSFLPLTQLSPFLESFQSRFDRKRKGPYRRAIAEAASAAKQLTPEVRALLTQFET